In a genomic window of Hemiscyllium ocellatum isolate sHemOce1 unplaced genomic scaffold, sHemOce1.pat.X.cur. scaffold_1451_pat_ctg1, whole genome shotgun sequence:
- the LOC132809937 gene encoding uncharacterized protein LOC132809937: MRTLCLFLLVLLTSPMSYAAALDNRVLSVIVLRFRKAAGRQLTVYGRGHFAFLLALPASQCRETNRHVDLNLSRSRHIFITDDVNIFLNSLGVNYLTVFQNSGSRCPECKLLNPVQTNGNRTTAELFQTLLNNRIHHNNQSVGCIILYTTHSPCLDHCFSNTGNCEIIPALQSSPFLDIWTEPDIHKYFVFSKIFANDGDQSRRQEIREKLAAVESTGFHVRRCDGKGRFLCRECSAPEYCIK; this comes from the exons ATGCGgacactctgcctgttcctgttggtGCTGCTCACAAGCCCTATGTCATATGCAGCTGCACTGGATAACCGTGTCTTGTCTGTCATTGTCCTTCG TTTCCGCAAAGCAGCTGGGCGCCAGCTGACCGTTTATGGGAGAGGACACTTCGCCTTCCTGTTGGCTTTACCTGCTTCCCAGTGCAGAGAGACCAACAGACATGTAGACTTGAACCTCAGCAGATCAAGACATATTTTCATTACCGATGATGTGAATATTTTCCTGAACTCCCTAGGTGTAAATTACCTCACAGTCTTCCAGAACAGCGGCAGTCGTTGCCCAGAATGCAAATTGCTGAACCCCGTCCAGACCAACGGGAACCGCAccactgctgagcttttccaaactctgctgaaTAACAGAATCCATCACAATAACCAGTCAGTGGGCTGTATCATTCTCTACACAACCCACAGCCCATGTCTAGATCACTGTTTCAGTAACACGGGGAATTGTGAGATCATACCTGCCTTGCAAAGTTCTCCATTTCTTGACATATGGACTGAACCAGACATTCACAAGTATTTTGTCTTCAGTAAAATATTTGCcaatgatggagatcagagccgacGCCAGGAAATCCGGGAAAAGCTGGCTGCAGTGGAAAGTACCGGGTTTCATGTCAGAAGGTGTGATGGAAAAGGCCGATTCCTGTGTAGAGAATGCTCCGCACCAGAATACTGCATCAAATAG